From the Engraulis encrasicolus isolate BLACKSEA-1 chromosome 18, IST_EnEncr_1.0, whole genome shotgun sequence genome, the window CCAACACTTACTCATGCTTCATCTAacacagacagtctctctctctctctctctctctctctctctctctctctctctctctctctcacacacacacacacacacacacacacacacacacacacacacacacacacacacacacacacacacacacacacttaacaggcagtaatgagtgtgagtgtgtgtgtgtgtgtgtgtgtgtgtgtgtgtgtgtgtgtgtgtgtgtgtgtgtgtgtgtgtgtgtgtgtgtgtgtgtgtgtgtgtgtgtgtgtgtgtgtgtgtgtgtgtgtgtgtgtgtgtgtgtgtgtgtgtgtgtgtgtgtgtgtgtctgggaagaGCAGGTCAACCTCATAGGGGGATGAAATCATGGTCCAAACTCaagctgtgcatgcatgcacttaaagGATAATTGCGgttttttcaacattaagcctcatttccgagttgtctgcaatgttctagaaccccccacaccgtttttttgatgtttactgctgtcccCGGTGTTTGCCTATTTTTGAtgcatcccaacctgcttcagaatggcaagtcacCTGCATGTCCGACCAGGTCCTTAAAAGCACCATAAACGTTCGTTTTCAAAAACAACAACTCACCGGagtggttactggtcttcactggtcacCCATATCAAATTTTGTTGCAAAAAGATGCTTCTGTCGTGTTTAATTTGGCAGCTCGTTCATGCAGGAACTATTTTCTCAGCCGTCACACAGCCGTGGATAAACTTCCGCTCAGCAGTTGAATCTGATGTGCTACACTCCACACCACTTGATGGCGCAATTGATAGCGATTGTTCATTGTACTTGAGCATGTAAATAGAAGTAGTCAGCCAGCAATCAGTACGGCAGTGAGAGACTGTGTTGCAATCATCCGAGGGAAGTTGGACAGATAATCTTTTTACACATTTCTCAgtgttatttcttttttgttattGTATTCGTTTTTGTATTGTTTCTTAGTCTTTGTAAATATTTTTTCGAACATGGGACGAGTTTGTGCAGTTAGGGGCTGTGGTAAAATCCCGGACAGAAGGACCTGCCATAGACTCCCACTCCGTTATTCTTCACGGTTGAAGTTGTGGCTATCTTTTCTTGGCTTCGACACCAACACACCCATACATGTTCTGGAAGAAGCAGACCATCGTGTGTGCGCCTTGCACTTTCGGTTTGAGGACTATGTACAGTCGACCAAGAACAGCAAGAGAGTTCAGTCTCCTAAAAAACTGTATTTGAAAAGGACGGCTGTACCAACACTCTTGGGTCCTCCGCAAGACGAGGAAAACATTGGGGTAAGCAACTTTACTTTCATAGTTGTGTTTATAATTAGACGATTTACCTCGAATATGGAGTTTACACTGTTTAGATCGCTAAATGGTTACTTTGCTGTGGTTGCCACCGTGTTCTTTGGGGTGGGGGAGGTAAGCAATCAAGGTTACAGAACTTACCCCAGGTAAGCAGAGATGGGGGTTGGGCGGGAGGAGAGTGAAATAGCTACAGCTCTTCTCACCATGGCTTCGAAGGCCACAGTGTTTGGTGTTTTCTGAGGGGGCTATTGAAGCAGTATACAAACTCACCATCCTCTGTTGTAAGAAGAGGGCTTGTCTTGCCCTGCACTAATGGTCTTCATAGCCTGTATTACTACCTTGCTGATAAAcagccaaactgatttttcaATTTGACTcctgttttgtaatgtaatagtGGATGTCTTCGACTGAAAGCATCTGCCAAACCATATGACTGTGGTGTGTGCCTGGACATTATTATTTACCTTTATTTTATCATTATCTGTTTTCAATACTGTTCATATGTATTGATACCTTGAAGTGGTCACACTACCGTATAATGTCATAACTCAGTCCAGTCCTGTCAAGCGTAATAATTGCAATTGTAATGCAATTGCACTTGTAATGATTTGATGACATGTCATGTTAGTCGAATTGTGATATAAATACACTGTACTTGTATACAGGTCAATAATACTTTGTGTAGTATGCCATATTGCCAGGAAACAAAATACACAGGAAACAAAATACAGTATCTCTACATCTCATTGTGCACCACAGTGTAAATAACTGTAATCACATTATGTTAGTCATTGAACTTGATGTTTTGCATTGAAACTTTTTACAGGCAGTTGGTGGTGTAGACGCCTCCACTACCCAACCCGTACACTTCTCAACTCCTGAAAAGGACTGGCCCTCTTCATCATCAGGCCTGTCTTTTATCCTGACAAGTCCTGAGCCAACGCCAGACCAACCCAAAACATCAAGGAGGTCCTTATCTGGCAAATACCTAGCTTTGCCTGTGGTGAGGGATAGCCCGGCAGTAATCGTGAGTATTTACATTTTTCCTTACTTTCTTATTTTACTTACTTTATTGTCACTGTTTTCACTACTTACCTTTTCATTACTTATCTCTGGTATTTTCAAAAGGTACCATATAAAATGTCATGTCAAAAGTTATGTAACATTTTTATGACTAAATATTTATTGCATTCCATTGTTTTGATTTTTCAACAGCCAgatgagacagacacagagatgcaTCTAATGGACGTTAGCATGTCTACCGCCCCAGAAGATGACCCAAAAGATTACAGCTATCACCTGAGTCAACAGTCAACACAATCAAGTTCAAGTGCAACATCCAGCTCAAGTGCATCAGACATTAGAAGTGGCTGGAATGAAAATAAATGGATTGTGAACGAGTCTTGCCTCATGGCACTGTTCAGTACATGCCAGGTCCCTACATGTGGTGTCCCCATCATTGAGAAGAAAAAGTCAACAAGAGGCAGCAAGATAAAGATTGAATGGACCTGTCTGAAGAACCATTCCGGCAGTTGGATGTCATGCCCTGAAGTGAGGGGAATACCAGAGAACAACCTCCTCATCTCTGCTGCAACACTTTTCTCTGGAACAACCTACACAGAAATTGCAGAGTGGGCCAGCATCCTACATTTACAGATTTTGAAGACATCGCAGTTCTACTGCATCCAAAGGGACAACCTCATTCCTGTTATACATTTCGCATACAAGGACCAGCAAGACTACCTCATCAAGCGACTCGTGAGGGAAAAGGAACTGGGAAAGTCCATCGAGTTGTGTGGCGATGCCAGGTGTGACTCGCCAGgtaagccccccccaccccccccgcccccccaaaaacATGTTGACTGTGACATGTTTAGAAATCTCCACGTGGAGCTGCAAAATTATGCTAATTTTGCAAACTTTATGCTACAGACCTTATTTACTGTTAGTCAGGCATGGCAGCATAGGGCATGAGAAAAGGGTCACATTCCAATTGAATACACCAAGCCACTTTTCATTGCTCATCAAGTGCCTTGTCTCAATTTGTAGACTCCACAGCAATCTAATGACGTCCAACAGAAATATAACGACTTCTAACTTTTAGTTTGCTCACACAGACAGTTTTCTTTGTGACTGTAAAGTGGACTCATATGTTGTTACTCTGTCACATTCTACAGGCTACAGCAGCAAGTACTCCACCTATTCGCTTCAGCTGTTATCCACCCAAGAGATTGTTCATTTTGAACTACTGCAGGTAAACCTACTGTGCTTTTTGCAAAAACCCAGGCGAAATTGTGGGTACTATAGTTGTGATATCAACATAAACTATGATGTGGAACAGTTCTGCTATAGAGTAAAGCATAGTGATATTGTTGTTATGATCAAATGgcattgtgtcacacacacacatacattatgtaTAAGCCGCAGCGGctatttgttatttttttccaataggTTACAGAAGCTGGCAGTTCAGTTGCTATGGAGTCTCAAGGTTTTCGGAGGGGGTTGAACCATCTGATCTACAATGTAGGACTCCCAATAGATCTCATTGCAACAGACAGGGCTCCATCCGTCCGTAAGATCATGCGGGAAGAGTACCAGAATATCCGCCATGAATTTGATACATGGCATGTGGCAAAAGGTAATGCACATATCATAATATGTACATGACTGGTGTTACACAATAGCTTGATATAGCTTACCCTCCATGTTATACTCTTACCCTAATTTACACTTTTTTTCACAACAATTCTACCCAGGTTTGCAGAAAAAACTACTGGCCCTCGCCAACAAGAAGGGAAATCAGGACCTGGGGGGCTGGCTTCAGGCTATCCTGAACCACTTTTGGTTCTGCTGCTCATCTTCTGATGGCAACGCTGAGGTAATAACTTTAGCACAATAACCCAGAACGGCCCACATTTCTACAGAAAATAACAAAAGGCTTTGATGCAAATACTCATGACTCCAAATCTATTCTGTAGGAACTGAAGCGACGATGGACCTCACTACTCTACCACATTCGTGGGGTTCATACGTGGGAGCAAGATGGGAGAAGATGGGCCTGTCCTCACCCGCCTCTAAGCTCCGATGAACAGAAAATGAAACGGTGGCTCCGTGAGGACTCAGATGCCTTCAAGGGTTTGCAAACTATTGTTGAGGAAAAAAGACTCCTGAAAGACCTGAACCACATGACTCATTTCAAACACACTGGTATGTAATATGAATGTGGATCCCTTTTGGGATCTGTAGACAATTACTTTAATTTCTACTGAAATGTTGTAGCCTTCACATTTCCAATTGTAATGAAACCCTTTGTGTATAGGTTCTTTGGAGGTGTACCACAGTATGATGCTGAAATACATGCCCAAACGACTCCATTTTGACTACAACACCATGGTGGCTCGTACACAACTTGCTATTTTGGACAACAACTACAACGTTGGCCGCGAGCAGGCTACAACTTCAGAAGGTACTGAGCATTCCCAAGTAAACACCCACAGACAATTTTCTTGTTTTGGTAAATgtcttgctaaaaaaaaaaaagattccttTTACAGGCACACCAAGGTTCAGCGTGGTGTTCCCAAAACGAACAAAGGACTGGGTTGCCAAAAAAATTTACCAGCCCACAAGCCAGAATTTCACCCATCACCTTGTTGAGCGTGTCCTGCAGAGAAGGGAAGACCCAACGCCAAAAGAAATGCCAAGGGTCCAGCAGCCTAAAACCATAGCAACCAAGGAGAAACCCCCAAAAGAGGATGTCATCAGGAAGCATCAGTCCAGATTCCCTCACAACCCAGAGACTTTGTAATCAAGTGGACTGATCAATTCTGTACATATGTGCAGTACTGTACTTTTTTTCATATTATTCCTTATAGTGTAAGTTTGACATGTTTTACTTATGGTCACTGAAATGTCAATGCCATGCACACAGCATTTGTTTAGAAATAAAACAATGTTCTTTTTCAAAAATTGTATTTGTTTTATTACAATATAATAGGCTATGTAAAACAAAGTATATACAACAATGGAATGGAAATGAAAAGTGATGTAAAGTTCTGAAAGATTTGGGTGCTACTAAGGGCAGTGTTATTTCACACCCAGTACAACAGAATAAGTCCTCAATCTCTTTCGGTGTAAATCCTACGTACTCCCCAGTGGGGGATGGGAAGGCAT encodes:
- the LOC134468729 gene encoding uncharacterized protein LOC134468729; translation: MGRVCAVRGCGKIPDRRTCHRLPLRYSSRLKLWLSFLGFDTNTPIHVLEEADHRVCALHFRFEDYVQSTKNSKRVQSPKKLYLKRTAVPTLLGPPQDEENIGAVGGVDASTTQPVHFSTPEKDWPSSSSGLSFILTSPEPTPDQPKTSRRSLSGKYLALPVVRDSPAVIPDETDTEMHLMDVSMSTAPEDDPKDYSYHLSQQSTQSSSSATSSSSASDIRSGWNENKWIVNESCLMALFSTCQVPTCGVPIIEKKKSTRGSKIKIEWTCLKNHSGSWMSCPEVRGIPENNLLISAATLFSGTTYTEIAEWASILHLQILKTSQFYCIQRDNLIPVIHFAYKDQQDYLIKRLVREKELGKSIELCGDARCDSPGYSSKYSTYSLQLLSTQEIVHFELLQVTEAGSSVAMESQGFRRGLNHLIYNVGLPIDLIATDRAPSVRKIMREEYQNIRHEFDTWHVAKGLQKKLLALANKKGNQDLGGWLQAILNHFWFCCSSSDGNAEELKRRWTSLLYHIRGVHTWEQDGRRWACPHPPLSSDEQKMKRWLREDSDAFKGLQTIVEEKRLLKDLNHMTHFKHTGSLEVYHSMMLKYMPKRLHFDYNTMVARTQLAILDNNYNVGREQATTSEVGDGKAFRTALTTQLGNTARFPRPSR